From the genome of Aspergillus fumigatus Af293 chromosome 1, whole genome shotgun sequence, one region includes:
- a CDS encoding DNA-directed RNA polymerase III core subunit RET1: MPPRRRPQPAAASQARSAQPSESAAPSRKGSTDASSKRRRSIQSKPPTNSAPAAEDVEQDDRADEPSGPTYRYRDPFDALLEPFYYNKSLTDPINTAKDKWNLLPAFLKVKGLVKQHIDSYNYFIEVQLKKIVESSSTIRSDIDHTFYIKFTDIYVGSPCRADEPQDVTPDATPSDVSPHECRLRDTTYAAPILVNFEYIRGRQRVTRKGVSIGRMPIMLRSSKCVLANKTPSEMTVLNECPLDPGGYFIVNGTEKVILVQEQLSKNRIIVETDPKKEIVQASVTSSSNERKSKSYIILKKDKLYVKHNVLSEDIPIVILLRAMGIHTEQEMLLLVAGVDSLYQDDFAINFEESIKLGIYTQQQALDWIGARIKINRKQSSYRRTHIQEAVEAIASVIISHIEVKNMNFRPKAVYVAHMARRVLMAKNDPSLVDDRDYLGNKRLELAGQLLALLFEDLFKKFCFDIKMNIDKVLNKRNRAEQFDAWTVMSMHSNHITQGMNRAISTGNWSLKRFRMERAGVTHVLSRLSYIAALGMMTRISSQFEKTRKVSGPRALQPSQFGMLCPADTPEGEACGLVKNLALMTHITTNDEEGPIKNLVFMLGAEDIMALGGKQLYIPGSYTISINGTPIALTRRPKYFLNAFRRLRRMGRISEFVSIYINHHQCAVHIATDDGRICRPLIVVENGRSLVKDHHLEKLRDGTMQFDDFLAQGLVEYLDVNEENDSLIALYEKDITDTTTHLEIEPFTVLGAVAGLIPYPHHNQSPRNTYQCAMGKQAIGAIASNQFLRIDSILYLMVYPQKPMVKSRTIELVKYDQLPAGQNAMVAVMSYSGYDIEDALVLNKGSVDRGFGRCQVFRKYVTNLKSYSNGTKDRLNPPTYENGAPIRKHALLEADGLAAVGEQVNAGEVYINKSTPEQSNLSGIGSDAGRPVQYTPTPMTYKLHDPAYIDKVMYSVQENENQLVKVLVRQTRRPEVGDKFSSRHGQKGVVGIIADQVDMPFTDSGINPDIIMNPHGFPSRMTVGKMLELVAGKAGVLAGHHGYGTCFGGTPVEEASRVLIDHGFSYGGKDYLTSGITGEALPFYVFTGPIYYQKLKHMVQDKMHSRARGPRAILTRQPTEGRSRDGGLRLGEMERDCLIAYGTSQLLLERLMISSDRHEIDVCEQCGFMGYLNWCQRCKSSRSVVKMTIPYAAKLLIQELMSMNVTARLKLDDEFPEWKGT; this comes from the exons ATGCCTCCTCGTCGGAGGCCCCAGCCCGCTGCGGCCAGCCAGGCGCGATCTGCGCAGCCGTCAGAG TCTGCAGCTCCTTCTAGGAAAGGGTCTACTGACGCTTCTAGCAAGAGAAGACGTTCTATTCAGTCCAAACCACCTACAAACTCAGCGCCGGCCGCGGAGGACGTTGAGCAGGATGATCGTGCGGATGAGCCTTCAGGACCGACCTACCGTTATAGAGATCCCTTCGACGCCCTTCTCGAACCTTTCTACTATAACAAATCACTTACGGACCCAATCAATACCGCCAAGGATAAATGGAACTTGTTGCCGGCTTTCCTGAAAGTGAAGGGATTGGTGAAGCAGCACATTGACTCATACAACTACTTTATCGAGGTGCaactgaagaagatcgtcgAGTCCAGCTCTACTATCCGTAGCGATATCGATCATACCTTTTATATCAAATTTACAGATATCTACGTCGGCTCGCCGTGTCGTGCGGATGAGCCCCAGGATGTAACCCCCGATGCTACCCCGTCGGACGTTTCGCCGCACGAGTGCCGCCTCCGTGATACAACCTATGCGGCCCCCATTCTGGTAAATTTTGAGTACATTCGTGGACGTCAAAGGGTTACTCGGAAAGGCGTGTCGATTGGCAGAATGCCAATCATGCTTCGAAGCTCAAAGTGTGTGTTGGCTAATAAGACTCCCTCAGAGATGACGGTGTTGAACGAATGTCCTCTGGACCCTGGGGGATACTTTATTGTCAACGGTACAGAGAAGGtcatccttgtccaggaGCAGTTGAGCAAGAACAGAATCATCGTCGAAACCGACCCGAAGAAGGAAATTGTTCAGGCGTCCGTCACGAG TTCGTCCAACGAGCGTAAATCCAAGAGTTATATTATCCTCAAGAAGGACAAGCTCTACGTGAAGCACAACGTGCTCAGCGAAGACATCCCCATCGTTATCCTTTTGAGAGCCATGGGTATACACACGGAGCAGGAGATGCTGCTCCTAGTTGCCGGTGTCGACAGTCTCTACCAGGATGACTTTGCCATCAACTTCGAAGAAAGCATAAAATTGGGAATCTACACTCAACAGCAAGCGTTGGACTGGATCGGTGCGCGGATTAAGATCAACCGGAAACAGTCATCGTATCGCCGAACTCACATTCAAGAAGCCGTTGAGGCTATCGCCTCTGTAATCATTTCCCACATTGAAGTCAAGAATATGAACTTCCGACCAAAGGCGGTATACGTCGCTCACATGGCGCGTCGAGTTCTGATGGCCAAGAATGACCCCTCCCTGGTTGATGATCGTGACTACCTAGGAAACAAACGTCTCGAATTGGCTGGGcagcttcttgctcttcttttcGAAGATCTGTTCAAGAAATTCTGCTTCGACATAAAGATGAACATCGATAAAGTGTTGAATAAGCGCAACCGTGCTGAACAATTCGATGCGTGGACTGTCATGAGTATGCACAGCAACCATATCACTCAGGGCATGAACCGTGCCATCTCGACGGGTAACTGGAGTTTGAAGCGTTTCCGCATGGAGCGTGCTGGTGTTACCCACGTTCTGAGTCGGCTTAGCTACATCGCCGCGTTGGGTATGATGACCCGTATCAGCAGTCAGTTCGAAAAGACCAGAAAAGTCAGTGGCCCCAGAGCTCTGCAGCCGTCTCAATTTGGTATGCTTTGCCCAGCAGACACCCCTGAAGGTGAAGCCTGTGGTTTGGTAAAGAACTTGGCGCTCATGACCCATATCACGACGAATGATGAGGAAGGTCCAATCAAGAACCTTGTTTTTATGCTCGGAGCTGAAGACATAATGGCCTTGGGTGGTAAACAGTTATACATCCCCGGCAGTTACACAATTTCCATCAACGGAACGCCGATAGCACTCACTCGTCGTCCTAAGTATTTCCTCAACGCTTTTCGCAGATTACGGCGCATGGGTCGTATCTCGGAGTTTGTCAGCATTTACATCAACCATCACCAGTGTGCAGTACATATCGCCACTGACGATGGACGGATTTGCAGACCTCTCATCGTTGTGGAAAATGGCAGGTCCCTCGTCAAAGACCACCACTTGGAGAAACTGCGTGATGGCACGATGCAGTTCGATGATTTCTTGGCTCAGGGGTTGGTCGAATACCTTGATGtcaacgaggagaacgaCTCCTTGATTGCTCTTTATGAAAAGGACATCACAGATACCACGACACATTTGGAGATCGAGCCCTTTACGGTGCTTGGAGCTGTCGCTGGTTTGATCCCGTACCCGCACCACAACCAATCGCCCCGTAACACATATCAGTGTGCGATGGGTAAACAAGCTATTGGAGCCATTGCATCAAATCAGTTCCTTCGTATCGATTCTATCCTTTACCTCATGGTGTACCCACAGAAACCCATGGTTAAATCACGCACAATTGAACTGGTCAAGTATGATCAACTTCCCGCCGGTCAGAATGCCATGGTGGCGGTCATGAGTTATTCCGGTTACGATATTGAAGATGCCCTAGTTTTGAACAAGGGTTCCGTCGATCGTGGCTTCGGTCGTTGCCAAGTGTTCCGGAAGTACGTGACCAATCTGAAGAGTTATTCGAACGGTACAAAGGACAGACTCAATCCCCCAACGTACGAGAATGGTGCACCCATCAGAAAGCATGCATTACTTGAAGCGGATGGTCTGGCTGCTGTCGGTGAGCAGGTGAATGCTGGCGAGGTCTATATCAACAAGAGCACACCCGAGCAATCCAACCTGTCGGGAATCGGCTCCGATGCTGGCCGACCAGTTCAGTATACACCGACGCCCATGACTTACAAGCTTCATGACCCCGCATACATTGACAAGGTCATGTATTCCGTACAGGAGAACGAGAACCAACTGGTCAAGGTTCTTGTTCGCCAGACCCGTCGACCGGAAGTAGGTGATAAATTCTCCTCTCGTCACGGTCAGAAGGGTGTCGTTGGTATCATCGCCGACCAGGTAGATATGCCGTTTACAGATTCCGGTATCAATCCCGACATTATCATGAACCCGCACGGTTTCCCCTCCCGTATGACAGTCGGAAAAATGCTGGAACTCGTTGCTGGAAAAGCCGGTGTGCTTGCCGGTCACCACGGTTACGGAACCTGCTTCGGCGGCACCCCCGTGGAGGAGGCCTCGCGGGTTCTGATCGACCACGGCTTCAGTTATGGAGGAAAAGACTATCTCACGTCCGGCATCACCGGCGAAGCTCTTCCATTCTACGTCTTCACCGGTCCCATCTACTACCAGAAGCTCAAGCACATGGTGCAAGACAAGATGCACTCGCGTGCGCGAGGACCTCGCGCAATTTTGACCCGTCAGCCCACAGAAGGTCGTTCTCGAGACGGTGGTCTCCGTCTTGGAGAGATGGAACGTGATTGTCTTATCGCCTACGGAACCAGCCAACTGCTTCTCGAGCGTCTCATGATCTCCTCCGATCGCCATGAGATTGACGTCTGCGAGCAGTGCGGCTTCATGGGCTATCTGAACTGGTGTCAGCGGTGCAAGTCGTCTCGGAGCGTCGTGAAGATGACGATCCCCTACGCGGCCAAGCTTCTCATTCAGGAATTGATGAGTATGAACGTAACTGCTCGCCTGAAGCTCGATGATGAGTTCCCGGAGTGGAAGGGAACCTAG